The following is a genomic window from Rhizobium sp. NRK18.
TGGCGGCGATCCTGATGGTCGCAAGCGTCATCGGTGCGCAATACGGCGTGCGCGTCGGCCAGAAGCTGCGCGGCGAACAGCTGCGCGCCCTCTTGGCGCTGCTGGTGCTGGCCGTCGGCATGCGCCTGGCGATTTCGCTGGTGGTAAAGCCGGAAGACCTGTTCTCGGTGGTCCAGGGAGGTTTCGGTTGACCCGTCTTGCTCCCCTCGCCTGCCTCTGCATGCTCTTCGCGTTCGCCACCGGCGCCAACGGACAGGTGCTGCCGGGCCAGACGCTGGACGTCAAGGAGATGCTCGATATCGGCACCTCCACCAATGAAATCGCGATCACCTCCGATTTCAACGGCGCCGACCTGACGATCTTCGGCGCCATTGCCAATGCCGACAATCTTCTGCTGGCGATCGGCCAATACGACATCATCGTCGCGCTGGAAGGCCCGAAGACCGAGGCGACCGTGCGCGAAAAGGAGCGGATGTTCGGCATCTGGGTGAACCGCTACTCGATGACCTTCGAGAAGGTGCCGGAATCCTATTCGCTCTCCAGCTCGCGGGCGCTCGATGCGGAATCGATCACGCCGCTCCAGCCGGACAATCCGGTCGGCATCAACCATATCCCCCTCGTCCCGGTCGGCTATATCGGCGACGGTGCGCGGCTTGCCGAATTCCGCCAGGCGCTGAGACGGCTGAAGGAACAGCACGGCCTCTACCAGCGTGACGCAAGCGGCGTCAGCTTCATCAGTTCCAGCCTCTTCAAGGCCACGCTCAGGATACCGGCGAACGTCCCGAATGGCGTTCATACCGTGCACGCCTATCTCTACAAGAGCGGAGAACTCATCGCTGACAAGACCGTGCCGCTGCGGGTGGTCAAGACCGGTCTCGAACAGATGCTGACGGATGCGGCCCACGAGCGGCCGTATCTTTACGGCATGTTCGCCGTGCTCATCGCAGCGATCACCGGATGGCTCGCCAGCCTGATCTTCCGCAAGGATTGATGGTCCTCAGCCCGACAGCTTGTCGTAGCGCACCGAGTAGATGCGGTCGCGGCCGAGCAGATGGGCGGTCAGCGCCGGCTTGTCGAAGATGCCACGAAATGCCTTGTGCCTCAGATCGAGCCCGCCGGACATGACGCCGAAGGCCGGCATCAGCAGCCGCTTGCCGTCGCTGGCAAAGCAGGGCCTGCGGACCGATTTTTCACGCCGCCGCACCGTCGCCGCCGGATGCAGGTGGCCGGCGATCTCGCCCAAAGCCTCCGTACCCGAAGGCTCGTGGCGGAAGACTAGCCCGCCATAGAGGATTTCGTCGGCGGAACGGCCCGGCAGTTCGACCGTGCCGTCCGGGTCGTGGTTGCCGTTGATCCATATCCATTCGCGCCCTCGCGCCATCGCGCCGATCAGCTCGCGGAACACCGGCGGCATTTCGGCAGATCCGACGCGGTCATGGAAATTGTCGCCGAGGCTGACGACGATCGACGGATCGTAACGCGCGATGACGGCGGACAGGATCTTCAGCGTCGCCAGCGTGTCGTAGGGCGGCAGCAGCGAGCCGCGGCGGGCATAGGCCGCTCCCTTTTCCAGATGCAGGTCGGAGACCACCAGCAGCGAAAGATCAGGCATGAACAGCGCGCCGAGCGGATCGCAGACCACGGCGACGCCGTTCACGGCGATTTCCGCGCAGAGCGGAGCCGGCAGCGTGTGCGCCTGTTGTGCCAAAGCGAGGCGGTTCATTCCCGTTTCAAACCTTCGTCTATTCCATGGCCTCGCGGATCAGGTCGTCGGCCGCTTCCGCCAGCACGGCGTCCTGCGCTTCACCCGCGACCGGCTCCTTGCCGATTTCCAGCATCACCGGCACGGCGAGCGGCGAGATGTGCTCCAGCGCCCGGTGGGTGATGTGACCCTTGATTCGCTTCAGCATATCGCCAAGCCGGGCGATATCCAAAAGGCCCGTTGCCGCATCCCGCCGGGTCGCTTCCAGGAGAATATGGTCCGGCTCGTGACTGCGCAGCACGTCATAGATCAGATCCGCCGAGACGGTCACCTGCCGCCCGGTCTTCTCCTTGCCCGGATGGCGCTTCTCGATCAGGCCGGCGATGACCGCACAGGTGCGGAAGGTGCGCTTCAGCATCCAGGATTCGGAAAGCCATGCCTCCAGATCGTCGCCGAGCATGTCCTCGTCGAAGAGCGCGGCAAGACTGAGGCGGCCGCTGCGGATCATGGTGCCCATGTCCTCGAGACCCCAGACTGCCAGGGCGTAATCCGTGGCGACGAAGCCGAGCGGCTTGGCGCCGGCGCGCTCGAGGCGCCGCGTCAGCAGCATGCCGAGGGTCTGGTGCGCCAGCCGGCCCTCGAAGGCGTAGACGACCATGTAGAAGCGGCTCGACCGCGGGAAGGTCTCGATCAACAGCTCGTCACGCTTCGGCAGGATCGACTTGTCCTTCTGGATCGACAGCCAGTCGCGCACCTGATCGGGCAAGTCCTTCCAGCGGTCCGGATCGGCGAGCATGGCGCGGACCTGTTCGGCCAGATAGGTGGAAAGCGGGAACTTGCCGCCGGCATAGGCGGGGATCTTGGGGTCCAGCGAGAAGGCGTTGGAGACCAGGCACTCGTTCTCGCGGATGCCTTCGAAGCGCAACACCTTGCCGGAGAACAGGAAGGTGTCGCCCTGCGTCATCGATTCCAGGAAATACTCCTCGACCTTGCCGAGCGTCATGCCACCGCGCCCGAGGCTGCCGAGCGCGTTGCGCTTGATGAGGCGGACGTTGAGCATCGGCATCTCGACGATGGTGCCGAGGTTCAACCGGTATTGCTGGGCCACCTGCGGATTGGAGACTCGCCAGGGCCCGTCGGCGGTCTTGCGGATGCGGGCGTAGCGCTCATAGGTCTTCAGCGCATAGCCGCCGGTCGCCACGAACTCGACGATGCGATCGAAGGTGTCACGATCGAGGTGGCGATAGGGCGAGGCGCTGCGGACCTCCGCGAACAGGGCGTCGGCCTCGAAAGGCTCGGCGCAGGCCATGCCGAGTACGTGCTGGGCCAACACGTCGAGTGCGCCCTCGCCGACCGGCGGCGTATCCTGGGCGCCGAGATAGTTTGCATCGAGGGCGGCCTGGCATTCCATCACCTCGAAGCGGTTGGCCGGAACCAGGATCGCGCGGCTCGGCTCGTCCATGCGGTGATTGGCGCGACCGATGCGCTGGGCCAGTCGGCTGGCGCCCTTCGGCGCGCCGACATGAACGACGAGGTCGACGTCGCCCCAGTCGATGCCGAGATCCAGCGTCGATGTGGCGACCACGGCGCGCAAACGGTTCTCCGCCATCGCCGCCTCGACCTTTCGGCGCTGGCCGACGTCGAGCGAGCCGTGATGCAGCGCGATCGGCAGGTTATCCTCGTTGATCGTCCAGAGCTCCTGGAACAACATCTCCGCCTGCGACCTTGTGTTGACGAAGAGCAGCGTCGTGCCGTGTTGCTTGATCGCCTCGTAGACATCGGGAATGGCGTAGCGGGCGGAATGGCCGGACCACGGAATGCGTTCTTCGGTCTTCAGGATGCTGATGATCGGCTTGGCGCCGCCGGCAACCGTCACGAGGCCGGCGTGACGGTGATCATCCCCCTCCTGCCCGACGAGCCATGTCTGCAGATCCATCGGATCGGCGACGGTCGCCGACAGTCCGATGGACCGGACGCCGGGCGCCAGCGAGCGGACACGCGCCAGGCCGAGCGAGAGCAGATGGCCGCGCTTGGAGGTGACCAGCGAATGCAACTCGTCCAGCACGATGAACTTCAGGTCCTTGAAGAAGCGCGCCGCATCCTTTGCGGCGATCAGCAGCGCCAGCTGCTCGGGCGTCGTCAGCAGGATGTCCGGCGGATTGAGCTTCTGGCGTTGGCGCTTGGCCTGCGGCGTATCGCCGGTGCGGTTCTCGATCGTCACCGGCAGCCCCATCTCGGCGACGGGACGGGCCAGGTTGCGCTCGATATCGACGGCGAGCGCCTTCAGCGGTGAAATGTAGAGCGTGTGGACGCCGCGAAAGGCTTCGCCCGGCTTTGCTTTCCCGCGCGCCGCCAGTTCGACCAGCGACGGCAGGAAGCCGGCAAGCGTCTTGCCGGCACCAGTCGGGGCGATCAGCAGCGTGCTTTCGCCCGCTTCGGCTCGCTCAACCAGTTCCAGCTGATGGGCGCGCGGCGACCAGCCGCGTCCGGCGAACCAGTCGCGGAAACGCTGTGGCAGGACGGTGGCCTTCGGGCCAGTTTCGGAATCAGCGACGCTCACAAGGCGAAACTAGGACGCCGGGCGGCTTTCGGGAAGCCGGGTCTACATCGCAATGTAGCGATCGGAACGGTGATTGATGGCGAGAACCATGTTGAGGGTCACCGCGCCGGCGACCGAGCAGACGATGATGAAGGGCGAGGCGATGAAGAAAGAGGCGCTGAGAATGCAGAGGTCGATCCCCAGCTGCACGAAACCGGCGCGCCAGCCGAAACGGTCCTGCAGGTAGAGCGCCAGGATGCCGACGCCGCCGAGGCTGGCGCGGTGGCGGAACAGGGCCAGCATGCCGGAGCCGATCACCAGACCGCCGAACAGCGCGCCGACAAGCGGATTGACGTCAGAGAAGACGATGAAGCGCGGCACCACTTCCGTCAGCGCGGAGGTGAGCGCGATGGCAGTGAAGGTCTTGACGGTGAAGGCCAGACCCAGCCGCCGGAACGCCAGATAGTAGAACGGCAGGTTGATGGCGAAGAAGGCAACGCCGAAGCTGACGCCGGTCACGTAATGCGCCAGGAAGGCGAGGCCGGCGGCGCCGCCGGTCAAAAGACCCGCCTTGCCGAGCAGCAACACGCCGAGGGTCGCCAGCATGCCGCCGGCGACAATGCCCTGCGCGTCCTCCAGCAACGAATGCCGGTCGGACGTCGATTGCATGTAGGTCTTGAAATTCGGCTTCACGCCCATGCCGCTGATCCTCGCAGTTTCATTCTTCCGGCTTATCCGCCCTTTGCGCCTATCGCAACACGACGTACCGGTCCGAGCGGTGATTGATGGCGACGAAGAAGTTCAGCACCACGGCGCTGACCACCGAGCAGAAGACGATGAAGGGCGTGAGGACGAGGAAGGACAGGACGAGGATGATGGCGTCGAACGCCATCTGCACGAGGCCGGCGCGCCAACCGAAATGATCCTGCAGGTAGACGGCGAGAATGCCGATGCCGCCGAGGCTGGCACGGTGGCGATAGAGCGCCAGAAGGCCGAAGCCAACCAATAGGCCGCCGAGCACCGCACCCCAGATCGGATCGAGATAGTTGATGTCGAGGAAGCGGGATTCGATTTCGGTGAGGCCCGAGGTCACCGCGATGGCGATGAAGGTCTTGACGGAGAAGGCAAGCCCGATGCGGCGGAAGGAGAGGTAATAGAACGGCAGGTTCACCAGGAAGAACAACAGGCCGAAGTTCATGCCGGTGGCATAGTGAATGAGAAAGGCGACGCCGGCGGTTCCGCCGATCAGGATGCCGACCTTGTTGAGTAAATACAGGCCAAGGGCTGCCATCATGCAGCCGAAGAAGATGCCCTGGGCGTCTTCGGCGACCGAGTGCTTCGAGGGTTCCGTATTGAAAATACCAAGCACGCGTTTCATCTGCGCCACGCCACCAATTCCCAGGGAGTGAAATTGCGCCGATTGTCCCTACAAAGCAGGGTGAAATCAAGCGAAATATGTAAGGAATATTGACCTATTGTGCATTGCACACAATTTGTCAGGCCGGCTTTTCCGAAACGATCAGAATTCCGTGTACCGGCTGGCCGGCATCCATGCGGATCACGGTCTTCTCCAGCGCCAGGATCTGCAGGCCGTTGGCGGCGCAGAGCGACTTCAGGTAGGTCTCGCTGTGGGCATAGCGCAGGGATTCCAGCAGCCGGAAGCCCTCGCCGGCCCCGGCATCCTCGACCGAGAAGGCGACGATTGCGCCCGGCGCAGAAATCTCGGCGGCGAGCGAGAAGAAGTTTTCCAGATTGCCGAGATACATCAGCACGTCTGCAGCGCTGACGAGACCGGCGCGATGGCGCGACAAGTCTTCGGAGAACAGGCCGCATTCCTCCGGACCGACCGACAGATCCGCCTGACCCAGCAGGTCATAGACCCGCTTTTCCTCCGCTTTGGCCAGCATGTTGGCGGAAAGGTCGAAGCCCTCCAGCCGCTCGACGCAATCGCGGATTTCCTCGCCGAACAGGCCGGTGCCGCAGCCGAGATCGACGGCGAGCGCGAAGCGGCAGTTCTTGCCGAGCGTGCGGCGGATGACCTCGCTCAGCTTCTTCGGCACGCTATAGTCCAGCCGCTCGACCAGCGCCTCGTCGAAATGGCCGGCATAGTCGTCGAACAGGCGCTCGACATAAGCAGTCGGTGGCTGTTCGGGAACGGCAATGCCGCCAAGCAGCGCCAGTTTCAGCGCCGCGCCAAACATGTCGTCGGGGTCGAGCCCGCGCACCCGGTCGAGCGCGGCTATGGCGCCTTCGCCATTGCCGGCCTTTTCGCGATATTCGGCAAGACGAAACCATCCGGCAGCCCAGACCGGCGCGATCTCCAGCGCCTGCTCCATCAGTTCGGCCGCGCTTGCGGGCTCGCCGCCCTCGTCCAGCATGCGAGCGTAATCCGCCCGGCGGTCGGCAATGATATCGCCCGAGGAAAGCTGGTGCGCCTGCATGCAATGGGTTCCGAGGAGTAAGGGATGCGCGGCAATGACCGAAGTCACAAAAAAATACAAGTGGAATTTTATCCGACGGTGGTTGCGGGTCGCGAAAACCTTGCAGCCGCGCGCAAGAGGCCTTATTTGAAGCGCCAAACAGGAGACCATCCGATGTCGGATCAGGCAAACAGATTCTTGGGCGATACGATCGGCCGCACCATCGTCAAGCTGCTCGTCGTGTCGCTCATCGTCGGCTTCGTCATGAGCGCCTTCCACTGGTATCCGATCGACGTCTTCTACGCGATCCAGGATTTCTTCCGCGAATTGTGGCGCACCGGCTTTGCCGCACTCGGATCGGTCGGCCGCTATTTGGTGCTCGGCGCGACGATCGTCATCCCGGCCTTCATCATCCTGCGGCTCTTGAACTATCGCCGCTGACATGCAGGGCCAGTCGACACGCATAGCGCCCACGCGGCGTATGTTCTTCGCCGTCTCGGCCGCCGCCGCGGCGTCCCTTCTGTCCGCCTGCACGACATCGAATGTGCTGAACACGGACGACGGCAACTCGGCCGACATGACCGCCGATGCCCTGCCGCTCGTCAACGACCTCAGGGCCAAGAACGGCCTGCCGCCGCTGACGATCGATCGCAATGCCCAGTCGGCAGCACTCGACCAGGCCAGGCGCATGGCGCGGGCCGGCGAGATGCAGCACAATATCGGCTTCGGCGCTGATTTCGCCAAGCGCATGAAGGGGCAGGACGTGCAGTTGCCGGCTGCCGAAAACATCGCCGCCGGGCAGAGAAGCACGCAAGACGCGGTGACCGCCTGGATCAACTCCCCCAAGCACCTGAAGAACATGCTCGGCAGCTATAAGGGGCTGGGTGTCGCGGTGGCCAGAAATAGCGCTTCCGGAAACCGGCCCTATTGGTCCATGGTGCTGTCCGGCTGAGGCGATTCCCGCCCGCCTTGATCATGCATCCGGGGACCACCTGCTTGGATACGAGCACCGCCACACCAGAGGGCCGGCAGCAGCCGTTCGACGTCACGCATCGCATCGTGCTGGCGATCGCCGTGCCGATGACGTTCGCCTATGTGTCGACGCCGCTGCTGGGCCTGACGGATACGGCCGTTCTCGGCCAGTTCGGACGCGCGGCGGATCTTGCCGGCCTCGGCGTCGCCGCGGTCATCTTCGATCTTGTCTTTTCGCTGATCAGCTTCATCCGCACCTCGACCACCGGTCTGGTGGCCCAGGCCTTCGGCCGCGACGACCGCGGCGAGGAAGAGGCCGTCTTCTGGCGCGCCGTGATCTCCGGCATTGCCGGTGGCGTGTCGCTGGTGATCCTGTCGCCGCTGATCCTCTATGCCGGACTTGCCGTCATCGGACCGGAACCGGCGGCGGCCGCCGTTGCGACCACCTATTTCTACATCCGCATCCTGTCGAGCCCGGTGCGGCTCATCAACGATGCGCTGCTCGGCTATGTGCTCGGCAAGGGGCGGGGCACGATCGGTCTTCTGCTGCAGACGGTCCTCAACGGCACCAACATCGCGCTGTCGGTCTTTCTCGGCCTTGTCCTCGGCTACGGCGTCAGCGGGGTTGCCTGGGCGACGGTGATCTCTGAAATCGTCGCTGCCGCGGCCGGATTCCTGATCGTCCTGCCGGCTTTCAAGGGGCAGCAGCATCCCTCGATGATACGCCTCTTTGAACGCGACAAGCTCATCGCGCTGTTTGCACTCAACCGCGACATCACCATCCGCTCGCTTTTGCTGGTCGCCTCTTTCGTGCTTCTGACCCGGGCCGGCGCCGCGATTTCCACCGTCGTGCTCGCGGCCAATGCCGTGCTCATGAACTTCTTCATGATCTCGGCCTTCTTCCTCGACGGTATGGCGGCGGCGGCCGAACAGCTGGCCGGCCGCTCGATCGGCGCGCAAAACCTGATGGCATTCAGGAGATCCATCCGCCTGACGGCGCTCTGGTCGTTCGCCCTGTCCGGCTTTCTGGCAGCAGCCTTCCTGCTCTCCGGCTCGTCGGTCATCGCCTTCCTGACGACGGCAGAGACGGTGCGCGCGGCGGCAGTCGAGTATCTGCCATGGATGGCGCTGACCGGCATTACCGGGGCGCTCGCCTTCCAGATGGACGGGATCTACATCGGCGCGACATGGTCGAAGGAAATGCGCAACATGATGATCCTGTCCTTCGTCGGATACGTCATTGCGCTCGAAGCCCTGACGCCGCTGCTCGGCAATCACGGCGTCTGGCTGTCGCTCAACCTCTTCCTGTTCCTGCGCGGCGTGACGCTGGCAGCAGCGACGCCGCGGCAGATCCGTCAGAGTTTCCGATCGGCCCACTGATCGACGCGGCTGCCGACGAGATCGGCGATGTTGCCGACGCCCTCGGTCGCGACCAGTTGCGATAGACCGCGGACGATGCGACCGGCGAGGCCCGGACCTTCATAGACCATGGACGAATAGAGCTGCACGAGGTTGGCACCGGCCCTGATCTTTTCCAGCGCCGTCTCGCCGGAGTGAATGCCGCCGACGCCAATGATCGGCAGGTGCGGGCCGACGCGACGGCGCATCTTGGCAAGCACCGTGGTAGACAGGTCGAAGAGCGGCTTGCCGGAGAGCCCGCCCGCCTCGCCTGCCTGTGCATGGTCCTTCAGACCATCGCGACGCAGTGTCGTGTTCGAGACGATCAGACCGTCGAGATCATGGGCCAGGACTTCGGCCGCGATGTCGTCCATCCCCTCCTCGGTCAGGTCCGGTGCGATCTTGAGGAAAACCGGCACGCGCGATCCCGTACCGGCCGACAGATCGTCACGGGTCGAAAGCACGGCCGAGAGGAGAGCCGCGAGGCTTTCGCGCGCCTGCAGATCGCGCAGGCCCGGCGTGTTCGGCGAGGAAATGTTGGCGGTGAAATAATCGGCAACCGCATGGAAGCGGCGGATGCCGGCCACGTAGTCGGCGATCCGGTCGGCACTGTCCTTGTTGGCGCCGATATTGACGCCGACGATGCCGCTGAAATTGCGCCCGGACAATCGCCCGAAGGCCGCGTCATGCCCGTCATTGTTGAAGCCGAGGCGATTGATGATCGCCTCATCCTTCACAAGCCTGAAGATGCGAGGCTTGGGATTGCCGGCCTGCGGCTTCGGCGTCAGCGTGCCGACTTCTGTGAAGCCGAAGCCCAGCCGCAAGAGCGCTTCCGGCACCTCGGCATTCTTGTCGTAGCCGGCGGCCATGCCCAGCGGATTTGTAAAGGTGAGGCCCGCGATCTTCTGCTCGAGCTTCGGATCCGTCCTGATCCCGCAGGCCGGAACGAGACCGGATTTCAGGGCGGCAATCGAGACCCCGTGGGCCTGTTCCGGATCCATCAGGAAAAGCGCCTTGCGGCCGAACATCTTGAACGGGTCGATCATGCGTCTAGCTCCGGGAACTGATGGCCGTCCGGTGCGAGCGGCAGGGGCTTTTCCCAGAGCACCGCGCCCAGGTCGAGATTGGCATAGAGATGCGGGAAGAGATCGCCGCCGCGCGACGGTTCAAACTTGAGAGCCTCGCCCAGGCGCTCCACGTCAACGGCGACAAGAAGCAGGTCCGTCTGACCGGCAAAATGCCGTGCGGCGGTCTCCCTGGCTTGGCTTGCCGTCGAGAAATGAATGTAGCCGTCAGTCAGATCGATCGCCGCGCCCTCAAAGACGCCCCTGGTTTTTGCTTCATCCCAAAGGCTTTTCGGAACAATCTTATAAATGACGCGTATCATCACTAGTCTCGCATAGCATCTTTCGCCCGGATTTGCCGGAAACGGCGGGCGATGTCCACATCACAAACCGGGGCGGACGCGAAAAATGGAGGGTACAATGTGGAAATGGCTGATCATCGGGCTGACGGCGGGGCTTTTTCCGCTTGCGGCGGTGGCACAGGACGCGCCCAGCGGACGCTACCAGCTTCAACACTCGGAAGCGGGCTTTGTGCGGCTCGACACGGTAACCGGCGAAATGACCTACTGCAACGAGGCGGGCGGCGACCTGACCTGCCGTCCCTCGGCCAACGAGCGGGCTGCCTATCAGGAGGAAATCGACGACCTGTCGCGGCGCGTGCTCGCACTGGAACAGGCGCAAAAATCCGGAGCAACCAGCCAGGAAGGGCTGCCGAGCGACGAGGAGCTGGATCGGACCCTGTCCTTCATGGAAAAGTTCTTCCGCCGTTTCAAGGCGCTGACGGACGAGTTCAGAGCCGACGATGAGGCAGACGCTGCGCCGAAAACCTGACGTGCGACAATGAGCGCTGAGGATTTTATTCCTTTTCTCTTTACTCCAAAGGCGGGCTTCACTATGGTGGGGCCGTCTCGGGAGCCGGGTGGTCGCTCCCGAAAGGCAGACTTCATTGCGGCGTTCCTGCCTTTGAAACAAACCCGACAACGTATTTGCGGATCAGGGCCAGGGTAATGCTTTCTCACCAGACCATTTGGGGCGCGATAGACGCTTTGGCCGAGGCCAACAAGCTGACGCCGTCAGGGCTCGCGCGCCGCGCCGGCCTCGACCCAACCGCATTCAACAAGTCGAAGCGCCTGTCGCCGGACGGACGTATGCGCTGGCCATCGACGGAATCGATCGCCAAGATTCTCGATGCCACCGGCTCCCGCTTCGACGAATTCATAAGCCGTATCGAACCGGCAAACGGTGCATCAAAAATGCCCGGCGGCGCCTTTCCGCCGCAGCAATCGCCCATTCCCCTGCTGGGATTTGCGCAGGCCGGCGCGGGCGGCTTCTTCGACGATGGCGGATTTCCGGCAGGCCAGGGCTGGGACGAGGTGGACTTTCCCGCATCGCCCGCGCAAAAGCCCGGCGTCTACGCGCTCGAAGTGCAGGGCGACAGCATGATGCCTCTCTATCGGGACGGAGATGTGCTGATCGTCGAGCCCGGCGCGCAGGTCCGGCGCGGCGACCGCGTCGTCGTCAAGACACGCGAGGGCGAAGTCATGGCGAAGATCCTGATGCGCCAGACATCGAAGGCCGTCGAGCTGATGTCGCTCAACCCGGATCACCCCAATCGATCCTTCTCCACGGAGGACGTGGAATGGATCGCCCGCATCATATGGGCCAGCCAGTAGGAATGTTTTCTCTTCTGCGAAAACTGACCGTGCCGCTGGCCATGGTCGCGGCCGTCGAAATCTGGGTGCTGATGCTCGGTGCCGGCGCGGCACGGATCGAGGCGGGCGCGGTGTCACGACCATCAGCCCAGCTCACCACGACCGCAAGTGCAGCATCCGCCATGTCAGATGCTGCTACCGACGACCAGACGGTGATCGGCAGGGAAACCCTGAAAGCCCGCCGGATCGCTCCGGACCAATTCGGTTACGCCGGCGTCAGCCCCGGGGAAACATTGGAGCGGATAAGCGCGCGCGCACCGCTCACGCCTCCCCAGAAGAGAGCGGAGAAGATGGCCGGCGACGGAATTCCCCGTCCAAACGCCCTGGCCG
Proteins encoded in this region:
- a CDS encoding YitT family protein, which translates into the protein MAQMKRVLGIFNTEPSKHSVAEDAQGIFFGCMMAALGLYLLNKVGILIGGTAGVAFLIHYATGMNFGLLFFLVNLPFYYLSFRRIGLAFSVKTFIAIAVTSGLTEIESRFLDINYLDPIWGAVLGGLLVGFGLLALYRHRASLGGIGILAVYLQDHFGWRAGLVQMAFDAIILVLSFLVLTPFIVFCSVVSAVVLNFFVAINHRSDRYVVLR
- the pdeM gene encoding ligase-associated DNA damage response endonuclease PdeM; amino-acid sequence: MNRLALAQQAHTLPAPLCAEIAVNGVAVVCDPLGALFMPDLSLLVVSDLHLEKGAAYARRGSLLPPYDTLATLKILSAVIARYDPSIVVSLGDNFHDRVGSAEMPPVFRELIGAMARGREWIWINGNHDPDGTVELPGRSADEILYGGLVFRHEPSGTEALGEIAGHLHPAATVRRREKSVRRPCFASDGKRLLMPAFGVMSGGLDLRHKAFRGIFDKPALTAHLLGRDRIYSVRYDKLSG
- a CDS encoding class I SAM-dependent DNA methyltransferase — encoded protein: MQAHQLSSGDIIADRRADYARMLDEGGEPASAAELMEQALEIAPVWAAGWFRLAEYREKAGNGEGAIAALDRVRGLDPDDMFGAALKLALLGGIAVPEQPPTAYVERLFDDYAGHFDEALVERLDYSVPKKLSEVIRRTLGKNCRFALAVDLGCGTGLFGEEIRDCVERLEGFDLSANMLAKAEEKRVYDLLGQADLSVGPEECGLFSEDLSRHRAGLVSAADVLMYLGNLENFFSLAAEISAPGAIVAFSVEDAGAGEGFRLLESLRYAHSETYLKSLCAANGLQILALEKTVIRMDAGQPVHGILIVSEKPA
- a CDS encoding MATE family efflux transporter; this translates as MHPGTTCLDTSTATPEGRQQPFDVTHRIVLAIAVPMTFAYVSTPLLGLTDTAVLGQFGRAADLAGLGVAAVIFDLVFSLISFIRTSTTGLVAQAFGRDDRGEEEAVFWRAVISGIAGGVSLVILSPLILYAGLAVIGPEPAAAAVATTYFYIRILSSPVRLINDALLGYVLGKGRGTIGLLLQTVLNGTNIALSVFLGLVLGYGVSGVAWATVISEIVAAAAGFLIVLPAFKGQQHPSMIRLFERDKLIALFALNRDITIRSLLLVASFVLLTRAGAAISTVVLAANAVLMNFFMISAFFLDGMAAAAEQLAGRSIGAQNLMAFRRSIRLTALWSFALSGFLAAAFLLSGSSVIAFLTTAETVRAAAVEYLPWMALTGITGALAFQMDGIYIGATWSKEMRNMMILSFVGYVIALEALTPLLGNHGVWLSLNLFLFLRGVTLAAATPRQIRQSFRSAH
- a CDS encoding TIGR02186 family protein, whose protein sequence is MLFAFATGANGQVLPGQTLDVKEMLDIGTSTNEIAITSDFNGADLTIFGAIANADNLLLAIGQYDIIVALEGPKTEATVREKERMFGIWVNRYSMTFEKVPESYSLSSSRALDAESITPLQPDNPVGINHIPLVPVGYIGDGARLAEFRQALRRLKEQHGLYQRDASGVSFISSSLFKATLRIPANVPNGVHTVHAYLYKSGELIADKTVPLRVVKTGLEQMLTDAAHERPYLYGMFAVLIAAITGWLASLIFRKD
- a CDS encoding CAP domain-containing protein, producing the protein MFFAVSAAAAASLLSACTTSNVLNTDDGNSADMTADALPLVNDLRAKNGLPPLTIDRNAQSAALDQARRMARAGEMQHNIGFGADFAKRMKGQDVQLPAAENIAAGQRSTQDAVTAWINSPKHLKNMLGSYKGLGVAVARNSASGNRPYWSMVLSG
- a CDS encoding YitT family protein, whose translation is MGVKPNFKTYMQSTSDRHSLLEDAQGIVAGGMLATLGVLLLGKAGLLTGGAAGLAFLAHYVTGVSFGVAFFAINLPFYYLAFRRLGLAFTVKTFTAIALTSALTEVVPRFIVFSDVNPLVGALFGGLVIGSGMLALFRHRASLGGVGILALYLQDRFGWRAGFVQLGIDLCILSASFFIASPFIIVCSVAGAVTLNMVLAINHRSDRYIAM
- a CDS encoding DUF6460 domain-containing protein: MSDQANRFLGDTIGRTIVKLLVVSLIVGFVMSAFHWYPIDVFYAIQDFFRELWRTGFAALGSVGRYLVLGATIVIPAFIILRLLNYRR
- a CDS encoding ligase-associated DNA damage response DEXH box helicase; amino-acid sequence: MSVADSETGPKATVLPQRFRDWFAGRGWSPRAHQLELVERAEAGESTLLIAPTGAGKTLAGFLPSLVELAARGKAKPGEAFRGVHTLYISPLKALAVDIERNLARPVAEMGLPVTIENRTGDTPQAKRQRQKLNPPDILLTTPEQLALLIAAKDAARFFKDLKFIVLDELHSLVTSKRGHLLSLGLARVRSLAPGVRSIGLSATVADPMDLQTWLVGQEGDDHRHAGLVTVAGGAKPIISILKTEERIPWSGHSARYAIPDVYEAIKQHGTTLLFVNTRSQAEMLFQELWTINEDNLPIALHHGSLDVGQRRKVEAAMAENRLRAVVATSTLDLGIDWGDVDLVVHVGAPKGASRLAQRIGRANHRMDEPSRAILVPANRFEVMECQAALDANYLGAQDTPPVGEGALDVLAQHVLGMACAEPFEADALFAEVRSASPYRHLDRDTFDRIVEFVATGGYALKTYERYARIRKTADGPWRVSNPQVAQQYRLNLGTIVEMPMLNVRLIKRNALGSLGRGGMTLGKVEEYFLESMTQGDTFLFSGKVLRFEGIRENECLVSNAFSLDPKIPAYAGGKFPLSTYLAEQVRAMLADPDRWKDLPDQVRDWLSIQKDKSILPKRDELLIETFPRSSRFYMVVYAFEGRLAHQTLGMLLTRRLERAGAKPLGFVATDYALAVWGLEDMGTMIRSGRLSLAALFDEDMLGDDLEAWLSESWMLKRTFRTCAVIAGLIEKRHPGKEKTGRQVTVSADLIYDVLRSHEPDHILLEATRRDAATGLLDIARLGDMLKRIKGHITHRALEHISPLAVPVMLEIGKEPVAGEAQDAVLAEAADDLIREAME
- a CDS encoding quinone-dependent dihydroorotate dehydrogenase, which codes for MIDPFKMFGRKALFLMDPEQAHGVSIAALKSGLVPACGIRTDPKLEQKIAGLTFTNPLGMAAGYDKNAEVPEALLRLGFGFTEVGTLTPKPQAGNPKPRIFRLVKDEAIINRLGFNNDGHDAAFGRLSGRNFSGIVGVNIGANKDSADRIADYVAGIRRFHAVADYFTANISSPNTPGLRDLQARESLAALLSAVLSTRDDLSAGTGSRVPVFLKIAPDLTEEGMDDIAAEVLAHDLDGLIVSNTTLRRDGLKDHAQAGEAGGLSGKPLFDLSTTVLAKMRRRVGPHLPIIGVGGIHSGETALEKIRAGANLVQLYSSMVYEGPGLAGRIVRGLSQLVATEGVGNIADLVGSRVDQWADRKL